The stretch of DNA GCCAGTCGCATGGGTCGACGACGACCGCCGGCCGGCTATCGGTTTCGGTTTCGACTACGCCAGCTGCGCGAACGCGAGCGTCCCGCTGATGTTGTCGATGTACGCCTCCACGGTCTGTCCCTCCTTGGCGCCGGGGACGAAGATGGTGTACTTACCTCGCTCGGCGACGCCGTCGCCCTTGCGGCCGGTCCCCGTGATCTGTAGCTGGTAGGTCTTGCCCTCCTCCAGCGTCGGCGTTCCCGACGACGAGGTCTGTTTCGGCCGCTTCTGAACGGGGCGGAACGCCCCACACGCCGTACAGCGGAGCATGTCGACGCCGTCCTCGCGGACGAGGTTGGTGTCCGGCAGCCCACACTCCGAACAGGTGACGTACTCGGTGACGTAGGCGTCGATGGCGGCGTCGAAGTCGCCCACGGTAAAGGAGCCGTTGTAGCGCGCTCGGTCGCCGTCGAACTGGCCGTTCGTCCCGAGTTCGCGCTGGATCGAGCGGTGGAGATGTTCGGGCTTGCGTCCCAGCGCGTCCGCGATGTCGCCGAGGTTCGTCAGTCGGGTGAACGCGCCGTCGGTTTCGCCGACCGGGTCGGGAACCTGCAGGCGGTCGCCCGCCTCCCGCGTTCGCTCGGGGAGCGTGTCGTAGGCACGGTCGAGCGCGGAATCGTAGTTCATACGTTCGGGACGGCTCCGAATCGTAAATCGGTTCCGTGAGGCACGCTGGCACGCCCCTAGAACTCCGCGTCGACCAGCGCCGACGCCTCGCGCTCGTCCATCGGCCCCCGCTCGGCCAGCAGGTCGAGCAGCCGCGTCACTCGGCGGTCGGTCGGCTCGACGCCGGCCCGCTCCAGCAGGACGCGAGCGCTCCCGCGGCCGCTCCCGGCGCCGAAGACGAGGCGGCGGTTCCCGCCGAACTCGGCGGGGTCGAACGGCTCGAACGTCCCCGGATCGCGGAGCATCGCGGCGGTGTGGATGCCCGACTCGTGGGTCGTCACGTCCGCGCCGAGCACCGGCGTCCGCGGATCGACCGACTCGCCGAGGGCGTCGAGCGCCGCCTCGCACGCGGGGACGAGTGCGGCG from Haloplanus salinus encodes:
- a CDS encoding translation initiation factor IF-2 subunit beta, giving the protein MNYDSALDRAYDTLPERTREAGDRLQVPDPVGETDGAFTRLTNLGDIADALGRKPEHLHRSIQRELGTNGQFDGDRARYNGSFTVGDFDAAIDAYVTEYVTCSECGLPDTNLVREDGVDMLRCTACGAFRPVQKRPKQTSSSGTPTLEEGKTYQLQITGTGRKGDGVAERGKYTIFVPGAKEGQTVEAYIDNISGTLAFAQLA